A single Phoenix dactylifera cultivar Barhee BC4 chromosome 1, palm_55x_up_171113_PBpolish2nd_filt_p, whole genome shotgun sequence DNA region contains:
- the LOC103719506 gene encoding ethylene-responsive transcription factor ERF020-like gives MSRTQEGAATAGERKYKGVRRRKWGKWVSEIRVPGSHERLWLGSYATPEAAAVAHDTAVFFLRGPDWSQGLNFPDRVATCPWTGLSPTSIQRVASDSGMAVDAQLAVRVPQAQMQPPAQRAEVGAMEDVNGREGGEHGYLYEGSELGGDICNEDMDIIYM, from the coding sequence ATGAGCCGAACGCAAGAAGGCGCCGCCACCGCCGGTGAGAGGAAGTACAAAGGGGTGCGTCGTCGGAAATGGGGGAAATGGGTGTCGGAGATCCGGGTCCCGGGAAGCCACGAACGCCTGTGGCTCGGCTCCTACGCTACCCCGGAGGCTGCAGCGGTGGCCCATGACACCGCCGTGTTCTTCCTCAGAGGGCCTGACTGGTCGCAAGGTCTCAATTTCCCCGACCGCGTCGCAACGTGTCCATGGACTGGCTTGTCGCCGACGTCGATACAGAGGGTGGCGTCGGACTCCGGGATGGCGGTCGACGCGCAGTTGGCGGTCCGAGTGCCCCAAGCCCAAATGCAGCCGCCGGCACAGAGAGCTGAGGTTGGTGCAATGGAGGATGTCAATGGGAGAGAGGGTGGAGAGCATGGTTATTTGTATGAGGGGAGTGAACTTGGAGGAGATATATGCAATGAAGACATGGATATCATCTATATGTAG
- the LOC103719496 gene encoding protein ABHD11: MAGVSNLGVMCGCEPRWVAGGGGKGMGIFAAASIDRRVTLRILRSSKDEAYHVGRLFANSSRMKPLESHQRFSTRMALLGQKIVQHPDVAKSSGVLAYDLVQGSLVEWNSFMDKSVPDPPTAVLLHGILGGRKNWGSFARRLAQEFPTWQFLLVDLRCHGDSASIKKHGPHTVASAALDVLKLVAQLRVTPRVLVGHSFGGKVALSMVEQAAKPLARPVRVWVLDATPGKVRPGGDGEDHPGELISFLSSMPQQVSSKHEVVDALVREGFSTDVARWVVTNLRPVSQTGSSLPPGFSWIFDLKGIAEMYKSYEETILWETVENVPRGVHVNFLKAERSLHRWALEDLQRIHAAEELAADEGAGVEMHVLEDAGHWVHADNPDGLFRILSSSFQLLRPSM, from the exons ATGGCGGGGGTTTCGAATCTTGGGGTGATGTGCGGATGCGAGCCGAGGTGGGTGGCTGGTGGTGGAGGAAAGGGGATGGGGATCTTCGCTGCTGCCTCTATCGATCGAAGGGTGACGCTTCGGATTTTGAGGTCTTCAAAG GATGAGGCATACCATGTTGGCCGGTTATTTGCAAACAGTTCCAGGATGAAACCTTTGGAATCCCATCAAAGATTTAGCACTCGTATGGCTTTACTAGGCCAGAAAATTGTTCAGCATCCAGATGTCGCCAAATCTAGCGGAGTGCTG GCTTATGATCTGGTTCAAGGAAGCCTT GTTGAGTGGAATTCTTTTATGGACAAGTCAGTGCCTGATCCGCCTACTGCTGTTCTCCTGCATGGAATTCTTGGTGGCAGGAAGAATTGGG GATCTTTTGCAAGGAGATTGGCTCAAGAATTTCCCACGTGGCAG TTTCTTTTGGTTGATTTGCGTTGTCATGGTGATTCAGCATCAATTAAGAAGCATGGACCGCATACTGTTGCTTCAGCTGCTCTTGATGTTCTAAAGCTC GTGGCACAACTCAGAGTAACCCCTCGAGTCTTAGTTGGTCACAGTTTTGGTGGCAAAG TTGCCTTAAGCATGGTAGAACAAGCTGCAAAACCTCTTGCTCGACCTGTCAGG GTCTGGGTTCTTGATGCTACTCCTGGGAAAGTTCGCCCTGGTGGAGATGGTGAAGATCATCCTGGTGAACTGATTTCTTTTCTAAGTAGCATGCCACAACAG GTTTCATCAAAGCATGAAGTGGTGGATGCTCTAGTTCGAGAAGGATTTTCTACAGATGTGGCAAGG TGGGTGGTGACAAATCTCCGGCCAGTTAGTCAGACTGGTTCATCATTGCCACCAGGCTTCTCATGGATTTTTGACCTCAAGGGCATTGCTGAGATGTACAAGTCATATGAAGAAACAATTCTCTG GGAAACTGTGGAGAATGTGCCCCGGGGGGttcatgtgaatttcttgaaAGCTGAAAGAAGTTTGCACAGATGGGCTCTTGAAGATCTTCAAAGGATTCATGCTGCAGAGGAGTTGGCTGCAGACGAGGGAGCTGGAGTTGAGATGCATGTACTTGAAGATGCGGGACACTGG GTGCATGCAGACAACCCGGATGGGCTCTTTAggattctttcttcctctttccagCTACTGAGACCCAGTATGTGA
- the LOC103719495 gene encoding pentatricopeptide repeat-containing protein At1g71490: MSTPSLLSKTQAHIQKPWKNPLPLPHPNIPTPQASKSQVNQEEEQSPSVPPLSNHPLHSLIDSIKSFSSHGCLSKAFTTFSFLRLHPFSCALLPRPLSYLLSCSTSQRALPEGHQLHALILSLGLQDHPSLLPRLTTFYATFDLLSDARAVVFSSNTFHVLPWNLLISAWVRDGFPADALLAYKEMVRRGVEPDHFTFPSVLRACSEVLDLDLGREVHRCIENSSMGWNLFAYNALVAMYCKCGELVLARKLFDEMPERDVVTWNSMISGYASKGMWEKAFELFEMMRAEGLEVNSVTWNTIVGGSLQMSNYGEALRLISQMRASGSDMDFVTLIVGLNACSRIGSLRLGKEIHGFAIRTFCDGLETVRNALITMYSRCKDMDSADVLFRMAEVRSLVTWNAMIAGFALSEKAEEASQVFRDMIYSGVEPNYVTVVTYLALCARVANLQHGRELHCFITKHGFKGYRLLWNSLIDMYSKSGRILVARKVFNVMSDRDEVSYTSMIAGYGMQGEGITALKLFDEMIDSGIKPDHIAMVAILSACSHSGLVSQGQTLFEKMLHSYNIVPRMEHYSCMVDLFSRAGLLRKAEEILDRTPFPPTSAMWAALVGACQVYGNTEIGERAARKLMEMRTDNAGHYVLIANMYAAAGCWEELAKVRTVMRDLGVRKAPGLAWADLGNGFHPFVVGDRSNPLAPEIYEMLEGLTDQMRDAGYFGNLDLWLEEETKG; this comes from the coding sequence ATGTCCACTCCATCCCTTCTCTCCAAAACCCAAGCCCATATCCAAAAACCATGGAAGAACCCCCTTCCACTCCCCCACCCCAACATTCCAACTCCACAAGCATCAAAATCCCaagtaaatcaagaagaagaacaatCCCCCAGCGTTCCTCCCCTCTCCAACCATCCCCTTCACTCCCTCATAGACTCCATCAAATCCTTCTCCTCCCATGGCTGCCTTTCCAAGGCCTTCACCACCTTCTCCTTTCTCCGCCTCCACCCCTTCTCCTGCGCCCTCCTCCCCCGCCCCCTCTCATACCTGCTCTCCTGCTCCACCTCCCAGAGAGCCCTCCCCGAGGGCCACCAGCTCCATGCCCTTATCCTCTCTCTTGGCCTCCAAGACcacccttctcttctccccagGCTCACCACCTTCTACGCCACCTTTGACCTCCTCTCCGACGCCCGTGCTGTAGTCTTTTCGTCGAACACCTTCCATGTCCTTCCATGGAATCTGCTCATCTCCGCTTGGGTTCGAGATGGCTTCCCTGCGGACGCCCTCCTCGCCTACAAAGAGATGGTTCGGAGGGGCGTCGAGCCCGATCACTTCACTTTTCCATCCGTTCTCAGGGCTTGCAGCGAGGTTCTTGACCTGGATTTGGGAAGGGAAGTGCATCGGTGCATCGAGAACAGTAGCATGGGGTGGAATTTGTTTGCTTACAATGCTTTGGTGGCAATGTACTGCAAGTGCGGGGAGCTGGTCCTTGCCCGCAAGCTGTTTGATGAGATGCCTGAGAGAGATGTGGTGACTTGGAATTCGATGATCTCGGGCTATGCTTCAAAGGGGATGTGGGAGAAAGCTTTTGAATTGTTTGAAATGATGCGGGCGGAGGGCTTGGAGGTGAACTCCGTGACTTGGAATACAATCGTTGGAGGCAGCTTGCAGATGAGTAATTATGGAGAAGCACTGAGACTGATCTCGCAAATGAGAGCGAGTGGGTCTGATATGGACTTTGTGACATTGATTGTTGGCTTGAATGCATGTTCTAGGATTGGGTCTCTGAGATTGGGGAAGGAGATTCATGGGTTCGCAATTCGTACCTTTTGCGATGGTCTTGAGACTGTGAGGAATGCATTGATCACAATGTACTCGAGATGTAAGGATATGGACTCTGCTGATGTTTTGTTTCGGATGGCTGAAGTCCGGAGCTTGGTGACATGGAATGCTATGATTGCGGGCTTCGCCCTCTCAGAGAAAGCAGAGGAGGCTTCCCAGGTTTTCCGAGACATGATCTACTCAGGAGTTGAGCCAAATTATGTGACAGTTGTGACCTACCTTGCTCTCTGCGCTCGTGTTGCAAACCTCCAGCACGGGCGAGAGCTCCATTGCTTCATAACCAAGCATGGATTTAAGGGCTACCGGTTGTTGTGGAACTCTCTCATTGACATGTACTCAAAGTCAGGCAGGATCTTGGTAGCTCGAAAAGTCTTTAACGTGATGAGTGACCGTGACGAGGTCTCCTACACTTCGATGATTGCAGGGTATGGAATGCAAGGTGAAGGAATCACTGCATTGAAGCTTTTTGATGAGATGATTGATAGTGGGATCAAACCAGACCATATAGCCATGGTGGCTATCCTCTCAGCTTGCAGCCACTCAGGACTTGTATCCCAAGGCCAGACACTCTTTGAAAAGATGCTCCATTCTTACAACATTGTGCCGCGAATGGAGCACTACTCTTGCATGGTAGATTTATTCAGTCGAGCAGGTTTATTGAGGAAGGCAGAGGAAATTCTTGATAGAACACCATTCCCACCGACGTCTGCAATGTGGGCAGCTCTTGTTGGGGCATGTCAGGTCTATGGGAACACAGAGATTGGGGAGAGGGCAGCGAGGAAGCTGATGGAGATGAGGACCGACAACGCCGGGCACTATGTTTTGATTGCTAACATGTATGCAGCTGCCGGGTGTTGGGAAGAACTAGCGAAAGTGAGGACAGTGATGAGAGACCTGGGGGTTAGGAAAGCACCAGGTCTGGCATGGGCTGATCTGGGGAACGGATTCCATCCATTTGTTGTGGGTGATAGATCAAATCCGCTTGCTCCTGAGATCTACGAGATGTTGGAGGGGTTGACTGACCAAATGAGGGATGCTGGATATTTTGGCAATCTGGATTTGTGGTTAGAGGAGGAAACTAAGGGTTAA
- the LOC103719493 gene encoding uncharacterized protein LOC103719493: MATDVDQTFYGWSQDESSDQDGSQEASVSQMLDHGSISFGRFASEPLSWERRSVFAHDRRQEELEKVNGLVAKKKAFFEEYYKRLRALKALQQNQPTELTLDYGGDGSNSSQTGEDDETALQVGTLRDEAAETIDASSGEPANELTFTQDMNCSEDLQTRQLYPASTTSDIDSLRKNIEKIELEKNSNHAVRTQDLETESLLPVTRSTEEIEQNYISSVDDKEILREQESSVSNVEPGPAPDGSVSNLTNSRASESQLAPDHNLIPNKTKLAVEKSPDCKSDPEVKKERAASVRTGLELTHGTRREVVKSSRGAEHPGQKLIGKADSNPHSGKAIASKGTGNNTSASVASRRSVTEVRSSITSAPPFSLSLERRSGIRESAVRSESKTSNRLASLQNRENGGSSVQGGTKKTIATCCVKSRGLQNKRDCKEVIKNLCHRRAR; this comes from the exons ATGGCGACTGATGTTGATCAGACTTTTTATGGATGGTCTCAGGATGAGTCATCTGATCAAGATGgttctcaa GAAGCTTCGGTCTCCCAAATGCTTGATCACGGGTCTATATCCTTTGGAAGATTTGCAAGTGAGCCATTGTCATGGGAGAGAAGGTCAGTCTTCGCTCATGACAGACGTCAGGAGGAACTGGAGAAAGTTAATGGCTTAGTTGCCAAAAAGAAAGCATTCTTTGAAGAATATTACAAAAGGCTTCGAGCTTTGAAGGCCTTGCAACAGAATCAGCCAACTGAGCTCACATTGGATTATGGTGGTGATGGTAGTAATTCTAGCCAGACTGGAGAAGATGATGAAACAGCTTTGCAGGTTGGAACTCTTCGAGATGAGGCAGCAGAAACTATTGATGCCTCTTCAGGGGAACCTGCAAATGAACTTACCTTCACGCAAGATATGAATTGCAGCGAAGATCTTCAAACTAGACAGTTGTATCCAGCATCCACAACATCAGATATTGACTCATTgagaaaaaatatagaaaaaatcGAGCTGGAGAAAAACTCTAACCATGCTGTGCGGACGCAGGACTTGGAGACAGAATCCTTATTGCCAGTAACTAGGAGCACAGAAGAAATTGAACAGAACTATATCAGTAGTGTTGATGACAAAGAGATTCTGAGGGAACAAGAGAGTTCAGTGTCTAATGTTGAACCTGGACCTGCTCCCGATGGGTCTGTCTCAAACCTGACAAATTCAAGAGCCAGTGAATCTCAGCTTGCACCAGATCACAACTTAATACCAAACAAAACCAAACTGGCTGTTGAGAAATCTCCAGACTGTAAATCAGATCCTGAAGTGAAGAAG GAGCGTGCTGCTTCTGTTAGGACTGGCCTGGAGCTAACACATGGAACAAGGAGAGAAGTGGTTAAGTCATCGAGGGGAGCCGAACATCCAGGACAGAAGCTTATTGGCAAGGCAGATAGCAATCCCCATTCAGGCAAAGCAATTGCCAGTAAAGGCACAGGCAACAATACATCTGCCTCAGTTGCTTCGCGTAGGTCAGTTACAGAAGTACGTTCCAGTATTACTAGCGCACCACCATTTTCTCTTTCCCTGGAAAGAAGATCAGGCATTAGGGAAAGTGCGGTGAGATCGGAATCCAAAACCTCCAACAGATTAGCATCATTGCAAAATCGGGAAAATGGCGGGTCAAGTGTGCAG GGTGGTACAAAGAAGACAATTGCAACCTGTTGCGTGAAGAGCCGAGGACTACAAAATAAAAG GGACTGCAAAGAAGTGATAAAAAATCTTTGCCATCGGAGAGCCAGGTGA
- the LOC103719492 gene encoding cytochrome c isoform X2 — protein MASFAEAPPGDPKAGEKIFKTKCAQCHTVEKGAGHKQGPNLNGLFGRQSGTTPGYSYSSANKNMAVTWEESTLYDYLLNPKKNQADH, from the exons ATGGCGTCGTTCGCGGAGGCTCCTCCCGGCGATCCGAAGGCCGGGGAGAAGATCTTCAAGACCAAGTGCGCCCAGTGCCACACCGTCGAGAAGGGGGCCGGCCACAAGCAAG GACCTAATTTGAATGGACTTTTTGGGAGGCAATCTGGTACTACACCTGGCTATTCATACTCTTCTGCAAACAAGAACATGGCTGTGACGTGGGAGGAGTCAACTTTGTATGATTACTTGCTTAATCCTAAAAAG AATCAGGCTGATCATTAG
- the LOC103719492 gene encoding cytochrome c isoform X1: MASFAEAPPGDPKAGEKIFKTKCAQCHTVEKGAGHKQGPNLNGLFGRQSGTTPGYSYSSANKNMAVTWEESTLYDYLLNPKKYIPGTKMVFPGLKKPKERADLIAYLKESTAP, encoded by the exons ATGGCGTCGTTCGCGGAGGCTCCTCCCGGCGATCCGAAGGCCGGGGAGAAGATCTTCAAGACCAAGTGCGCCCAGTGCCACACCGTCGAGAAGGGGGCCGGCCACAAGCAAG GACCTAATTTGAATGGACTTTTTGGGAGGCAATCTGGTACTACACCTGGCTATTCATACTCTTCTGCAAACAAGAACATGGCTGTGACGTGGGAGGAGTCAACTTTGTATGATTACTTGCTTAATCCTAAAAAG TACATTCCGGGTACCAAGATGGTTTTCCCTGGACTGAAGAAGCCGAAAGAGCGTGCGGACCTTATTGCTTATCTCAAAGAGTCCACAGCACCTTAA